Proteins from a genomic interval of Colletes latitarsis isolate SP2378_abdomen chromosome 12, iyColLati1, whole genome shotgun sequence:
- the LOC143349127 gene encoding rhythmically expressed gene 2 protein isoform X1, whose amino-acid sequence MTRKIRKIQLTMIKFVRPRLVTFDVTGTLLMTKLEEHYVEIGSQHGLSIDSRKIARSFKNSFHRLSLEHPIYGKHTGIGWKNWWRKIVYNVFKDQYGHLPEDTLDKVANSLIKCYSTSMCWHKYPGTIELLEFLREKGLILGVISNFDERLEAILLDTNIRFYFSFVLTSYGYGVEKPDASIFNEALRLTKEGCSVDIAPEEAVHIGDNVKNDYIGAKTANWNALLMRHGNDITNDHEVPKKDIFTNYQDLQAHFSALLDRDTKQA is encoded by the exons GCAAGATTCAATTAACGATGATTAAATTCGTTCGACCGCGATTGGTAACGTTCGATGTCACTGGTACGTTGCTCATGACAAAACTAGAGGAGCATTACGTTGAGATCGGGAGTCAGCACGGCCTGTCGATCGATTCGCGCAAAATAGCGCGAAGCTTCAAAAACAGTTTTCACAGGCTCAGCCTGGAACATCCTATATACGGGAAACACACGGGCATTGGATGGAAAAATTGGTGGCGCAAGATAGTTTACAATGTTTTTAAGGATCAGTATGGCCACCTACCGGAAGATACTTTGGATAAG GTTGCTAACAGTTTGATTAAGTGTTATAGCACGAGCATGTGCTGGCACAAGTATCCAGGCACGATCGAGTTACTGGAATTTCTGCGGGAGAAGGGCCTGATCTTAGGCGTGATATCGAATTTCGACGAGAGATTAGAAGCAATACTACTGGACACCAACATacgattttatttttcattcgtttTAACTTCGTACGGTTATGGCGTGGAAAAACCAGACGCCTCGATATTCAACGAGGCTCTCAGGTTAACAAAGGAAGGGTGCAGTGTCGATATAGCTCCCGAGGAAGCAGTACATATCGGCGACAACGTCAAGAACGATTACATTGGTGCAAAAACAGCCAATTGGAACGCTCTTCTTATGAGGCACGGTAACGATATCACCAATGACCATGAAGTTCCTAAAAAGgatatttttacaaattacCAAGATTTACAAGCACATTTTTCTGCTCTCCTTGATCGGGACACGAAACAGGCGTAA
- the LOC143349127 gene encoding rhythmically expressed gene 2 protein isoform X2, which produces MIKFVRPRLVTFDVTGTLLMTKLEEHYVEIGSQHGLSIDSRKIARSFKNSFHRLSLEHPIYGKHTGIGWKNWWRKIVYNVFKDQYGHLPEDTLDKVANSLIKCYSTSMCWHKYPGTIELLEFLREKGLILGVISNFDERLEAILLDTNIRFYFSFVLTSYGYGVEKPDASIFNEALRLTKEGCSVDIAPEEAVHIGDNVKNDYIGAKTANWNALLMRHGNDITNDHEVPKKDIFTNYQDLQAHFSALLDRDTKQA; this is translated from the exons ATGATTAAATTCGTTCGACCGCGATTGGTAACGTTCGATGTCACTGGTACGTTGCTCATGACAAAACTAGAGGAGCATTACGTTGAGATCGGGAGTCAGCACGGCCTGTCGATCGATTCGCGCAAAATAGCGCGAAGCTTCAAAAACAGTTTTCACAGGCTCAGCCTGGAACATCCTATATACGGGAAACACACGGGCATTGGATGGAAAAATTGGTGGCGCAAGATAGTTTACAATGTTTTTAAGGATCAGTATGGCCACCTACCGGAAGATACTTTGGATAAG GTTGCTAACAGTTTGATTAAGTGTTATAGCACGAGCATGTGCTGGCACAAGTATCCAGGCACGATCGAGTTACTGGAATTTCTGCGGGAGAAGGGCCTGATCTTAGGCGTGATATCGAATTTCGACGAGAGATTAGAAGCAATACTACTGGACACCAACATacgattttatttttcattcgtttTAACTTCGTACGGTTATGGCGTGGAAAAACCAGACGCCTCGATATTCAACGAGGCTCTCAGGTTAACAAAGGAAGGGTGCAGTGTCGATATAGCTCCCGAGGAAGCAGTACATATCGGCGACAACGTCAAGAACGATTACATTGGTGCAAAAACAGCCAATTGGAACGCTCTTCTTATGAGGCACGGTAACGATATCACCAATGACCATGAAGTTCCTAAAAAGgatatttttacaaattacCAAGATTTACAAGCACATTTTTCTGCTCTCCTTGATCGGGACACGAAACAGGCGTAA